The proteins below are encoded in one region of Terriglobales bacterium:
- a CDS encoding GIY-YIG nuclease family protein — protein MQERWYYVYIVANATKLLYIGITRSLRKRIWEHKSKMLPGYTSHWHVCRLVYFEKFSDVRSAIDREKQLKRCRREKKIWLIESMNRNCHDLSEGWYE, from the coding sequence ATGCAAGAGCGCTGGTATTACGTCTACATCGTCGCCAATGCCACCAAGCTCCTCTACATCGGTATTACCCGCAGCCTCAGGAAGCGCATATGGGAGCACAAGAGCAAGATGCTCCCGGGTTACACCAGCCACTGGCACGTCTGCCGCCTCGTCTACTTCGAGAAGTTCAGCGATGTCCGCAGCGCCATCGATCGCGAGAAACAGCTCAAGCGCTGCCGCCGCGAGAAGAAGATCTGGCTAATCGAATCAATGAATCGGAACTGCCATGACCTGAGCGAGGGGTGGTACGAGTAA
- a CDS encoding ABC transporter ATP-binding protein, which produces MEATSNPSSAIVLHGVSKIFGRFAALRDVSAEFAAGRAYAVFGDNGAGKSTLLRVTAGLARPTRGAVELLGSRDLRAVTGRLGYMAHSSLLYDEMSAMENLRYAASLYGILGSERPAHWIAAVGLDPALERRVGAYSQGMRQRLALARALVHDPDILLLDEPFSNVDVSSARAMTTLLGQMRDRGKTIVVVTHQAAHMAEVADESVYMSAGQIVARRRGVEAAQPQGARA; this is translated from the coding sequence ATGGAAGCGACTTCCAACCCGTCCTCCGCCATCGTCCTCCACGGCGTTTCCAAGATCTTTGGCCGCTTTGCGGCGCTCCGCGACGTGAGCGCCGAGTTCGCTGCAGGCCGCGCCTACGCCGTGTTCGGCGACAACGGGGCAGGGAAGTCCACGCTGCTGCGTGTCACCGCCGGCCTGGCGCGCCCCACGCGCGGTGCGGTCGAGCTGCTGGGCTCGCGCGACCTGCGCGCGGTCACCGGCCGTCTGGGCTATATGGCGCACTCGTCGCTGCTCTACGACGAAATGAGCGCAATGGAAAACCTGCGCTACGCCGCTTCGCTTTACGGCATCCTGGGTTCTGAACGACCGGCGCACTGGATTGCGGCAGTCGGGCTCGACCCCGCGCTCGAGCGCCGGGTGGGCGCCTACTCACAAGGGATGCGGCAGCGACTGGCGCTGGCCCGCGCCCTGGTGCACGACCCCGACATTCTTCTGCTGGACGAGCCTTTCTCCAACGTGGACGTCTCTTCCGCCCGCGCCATGACCACCCTGCTCGGTCAGATGCGCGACCGCGGCAAGACCATTGTCGTGGTGACGCACCAGGCAGCGCACATGGCGGAGGTCGCCGATGAATCCGTTTACATGTCCGCAGGGCAGATCGTCGCGCGCCGCCGCGGTGTAGAAGCAGCGCAGCCCCAAGGAGCGCGGGCGTGA
- a CDS encoding heme exporter protein CcmB: MSELFRVTQATLAKDLRLEWRSKDAINAMLFFALLVVVIFSFSFDPTAEEARRISGGLAWVAVLFSSIVALNQTWVRELRHQVLDAYRVSPAPANALFLGKALGNFLFVMVIEALMAPLFVVFYDLRALGEARQLVYVFLLGTWALVGNGTFFAAISLRTRSREVMLPLLLLPISIPAVLAMVAATTSILTGEDSPRLAILFLAVYDVVFTTVSLLLFESVLHAE, from the coding sequence GTGAGCGAACTCTTCCGCGTCACGCAGGCCACCCTGGCCAAGGACCTGCGCCTGGAATGGCGCTCCAAGGACGCCATCAATGCCATGCTGTTCTTCGCCCTGCTGGTGGTGGTGATCTTCAGCTTTTCCTTTGATCCCACCGCCGAAGAGGCGCGCCGCATCTCGGGCGGCTTGGCCTGGGTGGCAGTGCTGTTCAGCTCCATCGTCGCCCTGAACCAGACCTGGGTGCGCGAGCTGCGCCACCAGGTGCTTGACGCGTATCGTGTCTCTCCGGCGCCCGCCAACGCGCTCTTTCTGGGCAAGGCCTTGGGGAACTTTTTGTTCGTTATGGTCATCGAGGCCCTGATGGCGCCGCTGTTCGTCGTCTTCTACGACCTGCGCGCGCTCGGCGAAGCGCGCCAGCTCGTCTACGTATTCCTGCTGGGGACCTGGGCGCTGGTCGGCAACGGAACTTTCTTCGCTGCCATCTCCTTGCGCACCCGCAGCCGCGAGGTCATGCTGCCGCTGTTGCTGCTGCCTATCTCCATCCCGGCGGTGCTGGCCATGGTGGCCGCTACAACGTCCATCCTCACCGGCGAGGATTCGCCCCGCCTCGCCATCCTCTTCCTCGCCGTCTACGATGTGGTATTCACCACCGTCTCGCTGTTACTCTTTGAGAGCGTCCTGCACGCCGAATGA